In Prinia subflava isolate CZ2003 ecotype Zambia chromosome W, Cam_Psub_1.2, whole genome shotgun sequence, one DNA window encodes the following:
- the LOC134563389 gene encoding SH3 domain-containing protein 19-like, translating to MITAEHADDLDLHSGDTVCLLERIDTEWYRGKCGNHTGIFPANFVKVVIDVPEEANRKKIPSSSGSIKGLRCVARFEYIGDQKDEHSFSKGETIILKEYVNEEWAKGELRGTSGIFPLNFVEVIEDLPGTGTETAMKNKLEVSYSLPQNNRCSVEWCEALHDFTAETKDDLSFKKGDYIQILEQVDLEWNRGRLNGKEGIFPAVFVQTCSARVELSQPGGGKKGKAKALYDFHGENEDELSFKAGDMITELESVDEDWMSGEILGKSGIFPKNFVQILKTPSVAFVLLPSCGRECFLP from the exons ATGATTACTGCAG AGCATGCTGATGACTTGGACCTTCATTCTGGAGACACTGTTTGTCTTTTGGAGAGAATTGATACCGAGTGGTACAGAGGAAAATGTGGGAATCATACAGGGATATTTCCTGCCAACTTTGTTAAAGTGGTT ATTGATGTTCCAGAAGAagccaacaggaaaaaaataccctcTTCATCAGGATCTATCAA AGGTCTAAGATGTGTAGCACGATTTGAATACATTGGAGATCAGAAAGATGAGCATAGTTTTTCAAAAGGTGAAACTATTATCCTGAAAGAATATGTAAATGAAGAGTGGGCCAAAGGAGAGCTCAGAGGCACGTCTGGAATTTTCCCCTTGAACTTTGTGGAAGTAATTGAAGATCTGCCTGGAACAG GTACAGAAACAGCAATGAAGAATAAGCTGGAGGTTTCCTATTCCCTTCCTCAG AACAACAGATGCTCAGTAGAGTGGTGTGAAGCGCTTCATGATTTTACAGCAGAAACCAAAGATGATTTATCCTTCAAAAAGGGAGACTACATCCAAATACTGGAACAAGTAGATTTGGAGTGGAATAGAGGAAGACTGAATGGAAAGGAAGGGATTTTCCCAGCAGTTTTTGTTCAGACCTGCTCAG CCAGGGTAGAGCTGTCACAGCCTGGaggggggaagaaaggaaaagccaaaGCTCTTTATGATTTTCATGGAGAAAATGAAGATGAGCTTTCCTTCAAA GCAGGTGACATGATAACAGAGCTGGAATCTGTAGACGAGGACTGGATGAGTGGAGAGATACTGGGAAAATCTGGGATATTTCCCAAGAACTTtgttcagattttaaaaacaccAAGTGTTGCCTTTGTGCTACTCCCTTCATGTGGGAGAGAATGTTTTCTACCCTAA
- the LOC134563386 gene encoding uncharacterized protein YagA-like isoform X2 — MFRGKVPSTHHATNATWSKWIALITQRAQIRKLNRPGILEVITNWPEGESFSLTGEEGEEQVTRAKEAPPYNQLPAEDTRYALFTDGSCRLVGMNRKWKAAVWSPTRQVAQAIEGEGGSSQLAELKAVQLALDIAEAEKWPKLYLYTDSWMVANALWGWLKRWKEANWQRRGKPIWAAEEWKDIATRLEKLPVKVRHVDAHVPRSRANEEQQNNQQVDQAAKIGELKIDLDWEHKGELFLARWAHDASGHQGRDATYKWARDRGVDLTMDSISQVIHDCETCAAIKQAKRVKPLWYGGRWSKYKYGEAWQIDYITLPQTCQGKRHVLTMVEATTGWLETYPVSHATAHNTILGLEKQVLLRHGTPERIESDNGTHFKNNLINNWAREHGIEWVYHIPYHAPAAGKVERYNGLLKTTLKALGGGSFKNWEQHLARATWLVNTRGSTNRAGPAQSESLNIVDGDKVPVAHVRGLLGKTVWINPALSTGKPIRGIVFAQGPGYTWWIMQKDGTTRCVPQGDLIVG, encoded by the coding sequence atgtttagaggaaaggttccctctacccaccatgctaccaatgctacatggagcaagtggattgccctcattacacagcgcgCCCAAATTAggaaactaaatcgtcctgggattctggaggtAATTACCAATTGGCCTGaaggtgaaagcttcagtcttactggtgaagagggagaagagcaagtgacccgtgccaaagaagctccaccatataaccaactgccggcagaagacacacgctacgctctttttactgatggctcctgtcgccttgtggggatgaaccggaagtggaaagcagccgtatggagccccacacgacaagtcgcacaagctatcgaaggagaaggtggatcgagtcaactcgcagagctcaaagccgttcagttggccctggacattgctgaagcagagaagtggccaaaactttacctttatactgattcctggatggtagccaatgctctgtggggatggctgaagagatggaaggaggcgaactggcagcgcagaggaaaaccaatttgggctgctgaagaatggaaagacatcgctacccggttagagaaactacctgtgaaggttcgccatgtagatgcccatgtccctagaagcagagccaatgaggagcagcagaacaatcagcaggtagatcaggctgcaaagataggggagttgaagatagatcttgactgggagcacaaaggagagctgttcctagcacgatgggcccatgatgcctcaggccaccagggtagagatgccacctataagtgggcacgagaccgaggggtggatctaaccatggacagcatttctcaggttattcatgactgtgagacgtgtgctgccattaaacaggctaagcgggtgaagcccctctggtatggggggcggtggtccaagtacaagtatggggaggcctggcagattgattacatcacgctgcctcaaacctgccaaggcaagcgccatgtgctaaccatggtagaagccactacgggatggttggaaacctaccccgtgtctcatgctacagcccacaacaccatcctgggccttgaaaagcaggtccttttgaggcatggtactcctgagaggattgagtcagacaatgggactcattttaaaaataatcttattaacaactgggctagggaacatggcatcgagtgggtgtaccacatcccctaccatgcaccagctgcaggcaaagtggagaggtacaatggattgttaaaaaccactttgaaagcactgggtggggggtctttcaagaactgggagcagcatttagcaagagccacctggttagttaacactcgaggttccaccaaccgagcaggtcctgcccagtctgagtcccttaatatagtagatggagataaagtcccagtggcccatgtcagaggtttgttggggaagacagtatggattaatcctgccttgagtacaggcaaacccattcgtgggattgtctttgctcaaggaccaggttatacctggtggataatgcagaaagatgggacaacccgttgtgtacctcagggagatctgattgtgggatga
- the LOC134563386 gene encoding uncharacterized protein LOC134563386 isoform X1: MGGPRGVPPGDPRGLLGSWCSRAGRQGDSDAGGMLMRSEANYTPTEKEILAAYEGVQAASEVIGTEVQLFLAPRLPVLGWMFRGKVPSTHHATNATWSKWIALITQRAQIRKLNRPGILEVITNWPEGESFSLTGEEGEEQVTRAKEAPPYNQLPAEDTRYALFTDGSCRLVGMNRKWKAAVWSPTRQVAQAIEGEGGSSQLAELKAVQLALDIAEAEKWPKLYLYTDSWMVANALWGWLKRWKEANWQRRGKPIWAAEEWKDIATRLEKLPVKVRHVDAHVPRSRANEEQQNNQQVDQAAKIGELKIDLDWEHKGELFLARWAHDASGHQGRDATYKWARDRGVDLTMDSISQVIHDCETCAAIKQAKRVKPLWYGGRWSKYKYGEAWQIDYITLPQTCQGKRHVLTMVEATTGWLETYPVSHATAHNTILGLEKQVLLRHGTPERIESDNGTHFKNNLINNWAREHGIEWVYHIPYHAPAAGKVERYNGLLKTTLKALGGGSFKNWEQHLARATWLVNTRGSTNRAGPAQSESLNIVDGDKVPVAHVRGLLGKTVWINPALSTGKPIRGIVFAQGPGYTWWIMQKDGTTRCVPQGDLIVG, translated from the exons atggggggtccccggggagtgccccccggagacccccggggtcttttggggtcgtggtgttcccgcgctggcaggcaaggagactcagatgccggtgggatgctgatgag gtctgaagccaactacaccccaacagagaaagaaatcctggccgcgtatgaaggagtccaagctgcttcagaagtgattggtaccgaggtacaactcttcctggcacctcgactacccgtgctggggtggatgtttagaggaaaggttccctctacccaccatgctaccaatgctacatggagcaagtggattgccctcattacacagcgcgCCCAAATTAggaaactaaatcgtcctgggattctggaggtAATTACCAATTGGCCTGaaggtgaaagcttcagtcttactggtgaagagggagaagagcaagtgacccgtgccaaagaagctccaccatataaccaactgccggcagaagacacacgctacgctctttttactgatggctcctgtcgccttgtggggatgaaccggaagtggaaagcagccgtatggagccccacacgacaagtcgcacaagctatcgaaggagaaggtggatcgagtcaactcgcagagctcaaagccgttcagttggccctggacattgctgaagcagagaagtggccaaaactttacctttatactgattcctggatggtagccaatgctctgtggggatggctgaagagatggaaggaggcgaactggcagcgcagaggaaaaccaatttgggctgctgaagaatggaaagacatcgctacccggttagagaaactacctgtgaaggttcgccatgtagatgcccatgtccctagaagcagagccaatgaggagcagcagaacaatcagcaggtagatcaggctgcaaagataggggagttgaagatagatcttgactgggagcacaaaggagagctgttcctagcacgatgggcccatgatgcctcaggccaccagggtagagatgccacctataagtgggcacgagaccgaggggtggatctaaccatggacagcatttctcaggttattcatgactgtgagacgtgtgctgccattaaacaggctaagcgggtgaagcccctctggtatggggggcggtggtccaagtacaagtatggggaggcctggcagattgattacatcacgctgcctcaaacctgccaaggcaagcgccatgtgctaaccatggtagaagccactacgggatggttggaaacctaccccgtgtctcatgctacagcccacaacaccatcctgggccttgaaaagcaggtccttttgaggcatggtactcctgagaggattgagtcagacaatgggactcattttaaaaataatcttattaacaactgggctagggaacatggcatcgagtgggtgtaccacatcccctaccatgcaccagctgcaggcaaagtggagaggtacaatggattgttaaaaaccactttgaaagcactgggtggggggtctttcaagaactgggagcagcatttagcaagagccacctggttagttaacactcgaggttccaccaaccgagcaggtcctgcccagtctgagtcccttaatatagtagatggagataaagtcccagtggcccatgtcagaggtttgttggggaagacagtatggattaatcctgccttgagtacaggcaaacccattcgtgggattgtctttgctcaaggaccaggttatacctggtggataatgcagaaagatgggacaacccgttgtgtacctcagggagatctgattgtgggatga